A genome region from Eremothecium gossypii ATCC 10895 chromosome VII, complete sequence includes the following:
- a CDS encoding amino acid permease (Syntenic homolog of Saccharomyces cerevisiae YDR046C (BAP3) and YBR068C (BAP2); Tandem gene duplication in this genome) codes for MSADSVNKFNEKTVVQTAYSPSYASPESTGPFRRFVDSFRREDTSRSGDLEDGEINSTDTTKLQQRMRTRHVVMMSLGTGIGTGLLVANAASLHYGGPAGLLIGYLLVSIVSYIMMHAAGEMAVAYPTLPGNFNAYSSIFISKPFGFATVWLFCLQWLTVFPLELITATIVIKYWKVSVNANVFVVIFYLFIICIHFFGARGYGETEFIFNMCKVLMIVGFVIVGILINVGAIGDTGYIGDRYWRNPGSFVSGTPLDKLKGTAYVLVTAYFSFGGMELYALSVNELPNPKTAIPSACKKGVYRILLVYLLTMIMIGFLVPHDSDRLMGSGSNDVHPSPYVLAIEMHGVKVLPHIVNAVILISVISVGNSAMYSAPRLLCALAQQGYAPKQLDYIDREGRPLISLILCAIFGLIAFSAASDNQEKIFIWLAAIAGLSELFTWTSICLSHFRFRQAMKLQGRSLETLGYRAITGQWGSLYAVFFNLLVFIAQFWVALVPIAKKKVDVLSFFQNYMAFPLWLIMFLGYMVYSRNWTLLNPLDKMDLDTHRRVYDVEVLKQEEYEFKERMRNSPWYVKVLNFWC; via the coding sequence ATGTCAGCAGATTCTGTGAATAAGTTCAACGAGAAAACCGTTGTGCAAACAGCATACAGCCCGAGCTACGCGAGCCCCGAGTCGACGGGGCCGTTCCGGCGGTTCGTGGACTCGTTCCGGCGGGAAGACACGTCGCGGAGTGGGGACCTGGAGGACGGCGAGATCAACTCGACGGACACAACCAAGCTGCAGCAGAGGATGCGCACGCGGCATGTGGTGATGATGTCGCTGGGTACTGGTATCGGGACGGGCCTGCTCGTTGCGAATGCAGCGTCTCTACATTACGGTGGACCAGCAGGCTTGTTGATCGGGTATCTGTTGGTCTCCATTGTCTCCTATATCATGATGCATGCGGCCGGCGAGATGGCCGTGGCCTACCCTACGTTGCCGGGCAACTTCAACGCTTACTCATCGATTTTCATCTCCAAGCCGTTCGGATTTGCCACGGTGTGGCTGTTCTGTCTGCAGTGGCTGACGGTGTTCCCATTGGAGCTGATCACGGCGACCATCGTCATCAAGTACTGGAAAGTTTCTGTGAACGCGAATGTGTTCGTGGTAATCTTCTACCTGTTCATCATCTGTATCCACTTCTTTGGTGCGCGCGGCTACGGCGAAACCGAGTTCATCTTCAACATGTGCAAGGTTCTGATGATTGTGGGATTTGTGATTGTGGGCATCTTGATCAACGTCGGCGCGATTGGCGATACCGGCTACATCGGCGACCGCTACTGGCGGAACCCCGGCTCCTTCGTCTCGGGGACGCCGCTCGATAAACTGAAGGGCACTGCATACGTGCTCGTCACCGCTTACTTTTCGTTCGGTGGTATGGAGCTGTACGCCCTGTCAGTCAATGAGCTACCCAACCCGAAGACAGCCATCCCAAGCGCCTGTAAGAAGGGTGTGTACCGGATCCTGTTGGTTTATTTGCTCACCATGATCATGATTGGGTTCCTAGTTCCCCACGATAGCGATCGGTTAATGGGGTCGGGCAGCAACGATGTCCACCCATCGCCATACGTTCTGGCTATCGAGATGCACGGTGTGAAGGTGCTTCCGCACATTGTCAACGCCGTTATCCTCATCTCGGTCATCTCGGTTGGCAACTCCGCGATGTACTCGGCGCCCAGACTGTTGTGTGCGTTGGCACAGCAGGGCTACGCTCCCAAGCAGTTAGACTACATTGACAGAGAAGGTCGGCCGTTGATCTCCCTGATCCTATGTGCCATATTCGGGCTAATTGCCTTTTCAGCTGCATCCGATAATCAGGAAAAGATTTTCATCTGGCTTGCGGCCATCGCCGGTCTCTCTGAGCTGTTCACATGGACGTCGATCTGCCTCTCGCATTTCAGATTCCGGCAAGCTATGAAGCTTCAGGGCAGATCACTGGAAACTCTTGGGTACCGTGCCATCACCGGGCAATGGGGCTCGCTATATGCCGTCTTTTTCAACCTCCTTGTCTTTATTGCCCAGTTCTGGGTTGCCCTAGTTCCAATTGCAAAGAAAAAGGTGGATGTTCTGTCTTTCTTCCAGAACTACATGGCTTTCCCGCTGTGGTTAATCATGTTCCTTGGCTACATGGTGTATAGCCGGAACTGGACCCTCCTCAACCCACTGGACAAGATGGACTTGGACACCCATCGCAGGGTCTACGACGTGGAGGTCCTGAAACAGGAGGAGTACGAGTTCAAGGAACGGATGAGAAACAGTCCTTGGTACGTCAAAGTATTGAATTTTTGGTGTTAA
- a CDS encoding AGR033Wp (NOHBY733; No homolog in Saccharomyces cerevisiae; Syntenic homolog of Kluyveromyces lactis KLLA0F18480g), with the protein MIEDIKLSVAWATFLSVFQKVARFFRQYHTERLRYNYALDPPQMVYSLVPPHGSRHAPDVHYRAARNSNFMLEALQLFVLSVLVGTMMTLARCMHRAGSVLHRKGFDLPLAALQPRAIGPKPPQRSTSRRAAARPDSAPCSTPQNTAASIADPAPAACERAGPAPASARAPAGCARAPASPNEGLFLSYVDDVDDELSGVENSFAEYYGVSQFAESDIFDLGNLSVRLNSIRSLGINNSPTSKAVKASGMLIW; encoded by the coding sequence ATGATTGAGGATATAAAGCTCTCGGTTGCGTGGGCCACCTTCTTGAGCGTATTCCAGAAGGTGGCACGTTTCTTTAGGCAATACCACACTGAGCGGCTCCGCTACAACTACGCGCTTGACCCGCCGCAGATGGTCTACTCGCTCGTGCCCCCGCACGGCTCGCGCCACGCCCCTGACGTGCACTACCGCGCCGCCAGGAACTCCAACTTCATGCTCGAGGCGTTGCAACTCTTCGTGCTCTCCGTGCTCGTGGGCACCATGATGACGCTCGCCCGGTGCATGCACCGGGCTGGCTCGGTGTTGCACCGCAAGGGCTTCGATTTGCCGTTGGCCGCGCTCCAGCCCCGTGCCATTGGCCCCAAGCCGCCCCAACGAAGCaccagccgccgcgcggccgcgcgccccgACAGCGCCCCGTGCAGCACCCCGCAGAACACCGCCGCGAGCATCGCAGAccctgcgccagccgcgtgtgagcgcgcgggcccggcgccagcctctgcgcgggcgcctgccggctgcgcgcgcgcgcccgccagCCCGAACGAAGGCCTCTTTCTGTCCTATGTCGACGACGTCGACGACGAGCTCAGCGGTGTCGAGAACTCGTTTGCCGAGTATTACGGTGTGTCGCAATTTGCCGAAAGTGACATTTTCGATCTCGGAAACCTCTCCGTGAGGTTGAACTCCATAAGGTCCTTGGGCATCAACAATTCCCCCACGTCCAAAGCCGTCAAGGCCAGCGGCATGCTAATATGGTAG
- the TRM7 gene encoding tRNA methyltransferase TRM7 (Syntenic homolog of Saccharomyces cerevisiae YBR061C (TRM7)) produces the protein MGKSSKDKRDLYYRKAKEQGFRARSAFKLLQLNDEFHFLDGVQRVVDLCAAPGSWSQVLSRELFPDGKNTKKRIVAVDLQPMSRIEHVTTLQADITHPRTLTKIIELFKGEKADFVCSDGAPDVTGLHDLDEYVQQQLILSALKLTVSLLAPGGCFVAKIFRGRDIDMLYSQLGLLFDKVTCAKPRSSRGTSLESFIVCQGYTPPLSWAPNIEKNVSVEEFFEEFFQNWSIQQPLTPGRPLPMYSEGHRGIAPFISCGGLDSFDSDATYHDLPKSATALDPVQSPTNPPYKRALELKRSGKLGRSV, from the coding sequence ATGGGTAAGAGCAGCAAGGATAAGCGGGACCTGTACTACCGCAAGGCGAAGGAACAAGGCTTCAGGGCGCGGTCGGCGTTCAAGCTGTTGCAGTTGAACGATGAGTTCCATTTCTTGGACGGAGTGCAACGCGTGGTGGATCTGTGTGCAGCGCCCGGGTCCTGGTCGCAGGTGCTGTCGCGGGAGCTGTTTCCGGACGGGAAGAACACGAAAAAGCGCATTGTTGCGGTCGACCTGCAGCCCATGTCGCGGATAGAACATGTCACGACGTTGCAGGCTGACATCACACACCCGCGGACGCTGACCAAGATTATCGAACTGTTTAAGGGCGAGAAGGCGGACTTTGTGTGCAGCGACGGCGCACCCGATGTGACCGGGCTGCACGACCTGGATGAGTacgtgcagcagcagctgatCCTGAGTGCCTTGAAATTGACGGTGTCCCTGCTCGCCCCCGGTGGTTGTTTCGTGGCCAAGATTTTCCGCGGGCGCGACATTGACATGCTCTACTCGCAGCTGGGCCTCCTATTCGACAAAGTGACATGCGCCAAGCCGCGGTCGTCACGAGGCACCTCACTGGAAAGCTTCATAGTATGCCAAGGATACACTCCCCCACTGTCCTGGGCCCCCAATATAGAAAAGAATGTATCTGTCGAGGAATTTTTTGAGGAGTTTTTCCAGAACTGGTCGATTCAACAACCGCTTACGCCGGGCCGGCCGCTGCCAATGTACTCGGAAGGCCATCGCGGCATAGCGCCGTTCATTTCCTGTGGGGGCCTGGACTCCTTTGACAGCGATGCGACGTACCACGACCTGCCCAAGAGCGCGACCGCCCTGGATCCCGTACAGTCACCCACGAATCCGCCATATAAACGGGCACTCGAGCTGAAACGTAGCGGGAAACTTGGTAGGTCTGTATGA
- the ECM2 gene encoding Pre-mRNA-splicing factor ECM2 (Syntenic homolog of Saccharomyces cerevisiae YBR065C (ECM2)), whose protein sequence is MDEETPSICEQCLTDADLRMTRAARGAECKICTLPFTLYHFKPPGAPRVTKTLVCRRCAAQRNVCQCCMLDLAWKLPVALRDELVSLVQGSDERTPEASNEMVRRFLALRGGQLGGARLTADSAPLRELMGKMRAVAAAAAPAARAHGGREDAGEVPETQLPFGGALATPASRSFFIYGVDPALPEWELVDAVSQLVRTPDWRDAGSVSVVVRQDARCAGIRFRREELAQAFVARLETLPAAAGAPKGVLRIRHLRMHVVAWPEFHLAAFGETKQQTEGIARLATKTMRADAEGASPARPAAPASAAGKVAKKAAAPRRQGRRGPRPTLEL, encoded by the coding sequence ATGGACGAGGAGACGCCGAGCATCTGCGAGCAGTGTCTGACGGACGCGGACCTGCGCATgacgcgcgcggcgcgcggggcTGAGTGCAAGATATGCACGCTGCCGTTCACGCTGTACCACTTCAAGCCGCCGGGCGCGCCGCGGGTGACCAAGACGCTGGTctgccggcgctgcgcggcgcagcgcaACGTGTGCCAGTGCTGCATGCTGGACCTGGCGTGGAAGCTGCCGGtggcgctgcgcgacgAGCTGGTGTCGCTGGTGCAGGGCTCAGACGAGCGCACGCCGGAGGCGTCCAACGAAATGGTGCGGCGTTTTTTGGCGTTGCGCGGCGGGCAGTTGGGCGGGGCGCGGCTTACTGCGGAcagcgcgccgctgcgggAGCTGATGGGCAAGATGCgcgcggtggcggcggccgcggccccggccgcccgcgcgcacGGCGGTCGGGAGGACGCGGGCGAGGTGCCGGAGACGCAGCTGCCGTTCGGGGGCGCGCTGGCCACGCCGGCGTCGCGGTCGTTCTTTATATACGGCGTGGACCCGGCGCTGCCCGAGTGGGAGCTTGTGGACGCGGTGTCGCAGCTCGTGCGCACGCCGGACTGGCGGGACGCGGGCTCTGTGTCTGTGGTGGTGCGTCAGGATGCGCGCTGCGCCGGCATCCGCTTCCGACGcgaggagctggcgcaAGCGTTCGTCGCACGCCTGGAGACGCTGCCGGCCGCTGCAGGGGCGCCCAAGGGCGTGCTGCGCATCCGCCACCTCCGCATGCACGTGGTTGCGTGGCCGGAGTTCCACCTGGCTGCGTTCGGGGAGACCAAACAGCAGACCGAGGGCATCGCGCGCCTGGCGACAAAGACAATGCGCGCTGACGCCGAGGGCGCCAGCCCCGCGCGCCCAGCCGCGCCGGCCTCAGCGGCCGGCAAGGTCGCCAAGAAGGCAGCCGCCCCGAGGCGCCAGGGCCGGCGCGGCCCGCGGCCCACGCTGGAGCTGTGA
- the RSM10 gene encoding mitochondrial 37S ribosomal protein uS10m (Syntenic homolog of Saccharomyces cerevisiae YDR041W (RSM10)), which yields MLSVFGLRTVARCNSTLASGGARAAAAAGGKAGAQYSALPKSVHALYFQPLKLPVKHHDLVADLQLRAFDNQSLDFFANFALRVGYYLGIPMTGPKPLPTRRERWTVIRAPFAHAKSKENFERHTHKRLLRLWDANPEVVEMFLSYITKHSMAGVGMKCNMFQRESVQLAQELADVPLAPGAPQTADEVVGAKVAELMQSPEFKKHL from the coding sequence ATGCTTTCTGTATTCGGCCTTCGGACCGTGGCACGGTGCAACTCCACGCTAGCCTCTGGCGGTGCgcgcgcggctgccgctgctggcggGAAGGCAGGAGCCCAGTACAGCGCACTGCCCAAGTCCGTGCACGCGCTGTATTTCCAGCCGCTGAAGCTTCCAGTGAAGCACCACGACCTGGTGGCAGACCTGCAGCTGCGTGCGTTTGACAACCAGAGTCTGGACTTCTTCGCGAACTTTGCTCTGCGCGTGGGCTACTACCTGGGCATCCCGATGACCGGCCCCAAGCCGTTGCCGACGCGGCGCGAACGCTGGACGGTGATCCGGGCGCCGTTCGCGCATGCCAAGTCGAAGGAGAACTTCGAGCGGCACACGCACAagcggctgctgcgcctgTGGGACGCCAACCCCGAGGTGGTGGAGATGTTCCTCAGCTACATCACCAAGCACAGCATGGCGGGCGTCGGCATGAAGTGCAACATGTTCCAGCGGGAGAgcgtgcagctggcgcaggagctggccgacgtgccgctcgcgccgggcgcgccaCAGACCGCCGACGAGGTTGTCGGCGCGAAGGTCGCAGAGCTCATGCAGAGCCCCGAGTTCAAGAAACACCTGTAA
- the KRS1 gene encoding lysine--tRNA ligase KRS1 (Syntenic homolog of Saccharomyces cerevisiae YDR037W (KRS1)) codes for MSEEAAVQQVAENVANLHLDEVTGEMVSKSELKKRIKQRQVEAKKAAKKATSKPKPEPKKKVENMADLDPSKYFEARSRQIQELRKTQEPNPYPHKFNVTIGLPAFLNKYAHLQRGETLPEERVSIAGRIHAKRESGSKLRFYVLHADGVEVQVMSQLQDYHSEEAYEQDHGLLKRGDIVGVEGYVGRTQPKKGGEGEISVFVSRIQLLTPCLHMLPADHFGFKDQETRYRKRYLDLIMNKDARGRFITRSKIITYIRKFLDNRDFIEVETPMMNVIAGGATAKPFVTHHNDLDMQMYMRIAPELFLKQLVVGGMDRVYEIGRQFRNEGIDMTHNPEFTTCEFYQAYADVYDLMDMTELLFSEMVKEITGDYKIKFHPDPNDPSKEYDINFARPWKRINMIEELEKRFNVTFPAGDQLHTAETGEFLKKILSDNKMDCPPPLTNARMLDKLVGELEDTCIDPTFIFGHPQMMSPLAKHSRDQPGLCERFEVFVATKEICNAYTELNDPFDQRARFEEQARQKDQGDDEAQLIDETFCNALEYGLPPTGGWGCGVDRLAMFLTDSNTIREVLLFPTLKPDVLKEDLKKEN; via the coding sequence ATGTCTGAGGAAGCAGCCGTCCAACAGGTAGCCGAAAATGTGGCCAACCTTCACCTAGATGAGGTAACCGGGGAGATGGTTTCCAAGTCGGAATTGAAGAAGCGTATCAAGCAACGTCAGGTCGAGGCCAAGAAGGCTGCGAAAAAGGCCACGAGCAAGCCTAAGCCAGAGCCAAAGAAAAAGGTGGAGAACATGGCCGATCTAGATCCATCCAAGTACTTTGAGGCACGTTCTCGGCAGATTCAGGAGCTGCGGAAGACGCAGGAGCCCAACCCATATCCGCACAAGTTCAACGTGACTATCGGACTGCCAGCGTTCTTGAATAAATACGCCCACCTACAGCGCGGAGAGACTTTGCCCGAGGAGCGCGTGTCGATTGCCGGTAGAATTCATGCTAAGCGTGAATCCGGCTCGAAGTTGCGGTTCTACGTTCTTCACGCCGACGGTGTGGAAGTCCAGGTCATGTCCCAGCTGCAGGATTACCATTCTGAGGAGGCCTACGAGCAGGACCATGGTTTGTTGAAGAGAGGTGATATTGTGGGTGTGGAGGGATACGTCGGCAGAACGCAGCCAAAGAAGGGTGGTGAAGGTGAAATTTCTGTTTTTGTTTCGCGCATTCAGCTATTGACGCCGTGCTTGCACATGCTGCCAGCCGACCACTTTGGCTTCAAGGACCAGGAAACAAGATACAGAAAGAGATACCTGGACTTGATCATGAACAAGGACGCCCGTGGACGCTTTATCACCAGATCCAAAATCATCACCTACATCCGCAAGTTTTTGGACAACAGAGACTTCATTGAGGTGGAGACGCCAATGATGAACGTCATTGCTGGCGGTGCTACTGCTAAGCCATTCGTTACCCACCACAATGACTTGGACATGCAGATGTACATGAGAATTGCCCCCGAGCTATTTTTGAAGCAGCTAGTTGTGGGCGGGATGGACAGAGTCTACGAAATCGGCCGCCAGTTCAGAAATGAGGGTATCGACATGACTCACAACCCTGAGTTTACCACCTGTGAATTCTACCAAGCATATGCCGATGTGTATGATCTGATGGACATGACTGAATTGCTCTTCTCCGAGATGGTTAAGGAAATAACCGGTGATTACAAGATCAAGTTCCACCCAGATCCAAACGACCCTAGCAAAGAATATGACATCAACTTCGCTAGACCTTGGAAGAGAATCAACATGATTGAGGAACTTGAGAAGAGGTTCAATGTCACATTCCCAGCAGGAGACCAATTGCACACTGCTGAGACAGGAGAGTTCTTGAAGAAGATCCTCTCTGACAACAAGATGGACTGCCCACCTCCACTAACCAATGCGCGTATGCTGGACAAGCTTGTAGGCGAACTTGAGGACACTTGCATTGATCCAACATTCATTTTTGGTCACCCACAAATGATGTCGCCATTGGCTAAGCACTCGAGAGACCAGCCAGGTCTTTGCGAGCGTTTCGAAGTCTTCGTGGCCACCAAGGAGATCTGTAACGCTTACACCGAGCTAAACGATCCTTTCGACCAAAGAGCTCGTTTCGAAGAGCAGGCTAGACAAAAGGACCAGGGTGACGACGAGGCACAGTTGATTGACGAAACATTCTGCAACGCACTTGAATACGGTTTGCCACCAACTGGTGGATGGGGATGTGGTGTTGACAGACTGGCGATGTTCTTGACCGACTCTAACACCATCAGAGAGGTTCTTCTCTTCCCAACTTTGAAGCCAGACGTACTAAAGGAGGATTTGAAGAAGGAAAACTAG
- a CDS encoding amino acid permease (Syntenic homolog of Saccharomyces cerevisiae YDR046C (BAP3) and YBR068C (BAP2); Tandem gene duplication in this genome), which translates to MSGFVSDKPAVPKATSDSSSSAVSIEYAGNRNAWTRFTDSFKRAQVDTAVDLEGKDADNGLNKTQQTLKHNIKTRHLTMISLGTGIGTGLLVASGKALHFGGPAGLVIGYVTTSTMLYCVVQACCELGVAYATLPGNYNAYPTFLVDKGFGFAVALVYGLQWATVLPLELVTASMTVKYWTSSVNPDVFVAIFYVFLLFIHFFGSRGYAEAEFIFNSLKVLLMAGFIIMAISLTAGASEQGYIGGQYWHDPGAFGGDRAIDRFKGICSVWVQAAFAYGGSEFIALTAAEQANPRESVPKATKRWLYRVVVVFLLPVILIGFLVPHNSDQLLSAEGGSGSRASPFVIAAALHGVRVVPHIINFIILTSVISVGNSAMYSAPRILLSLAEHGMCPKIFTYVDRQGRPLVTLIFVSLFGLIAFVAASNQEENVFTWLSAIAGLSQLFTWTAIAVSHVRFRRAMRVQGRSLGELGYRANTGALGSYYAIFFNVIVLIAQFWIAIAPIPKHGELDVEFFFQNYLAFPVLVVFYLGYKLWKRDFRLVIPSSEVDLLSHRQIFDEEVLLQEEAERKERLRNSTLFKRLLDFWC; encoded by the coding sequence ATGTCAGGCTTTGTATCAGATAAGCCTGCGGTACCAAAGGCAACCAGTGactcctccagcagcgctgTCTCGATAGAATACGCCGGGAATCGCAATGCATGGACGAGGTTCACTGATTCGTTCAAGCGTGCCCAAGTCGACACGGCGGTGGACTTGGAGGGGAAAGATGCTGATAATGGACTGAATAAAACCCAGCAGACGTTGAAACACAATATCAAGACCCGGCACCTGACTATGATTTCGCTCGGGACGGGTATTGGCACCGGTCTTCTTGTCGCCTCTGGTAAGGCGTTGCATTTTGGCGGACCCGCTGGGCTGGTGATCGGCTACGTTACTACATCCACAATGCTTTACTGTGTTGTCCAGGCATGTTGTGAGCTTGGCGTAGCATACGCTACACTTCCCGGAAACTACAATGCATACCCCACGTTTTTGGTCGATAAGGGTTTTGGCTTTGCTGTGGCGCTGGTTTATGGGTTGCAGTGGGCCACGGTTCTTCCTTTAGAGCTGGTGACTGCTTCGATGACGGTGAAATACTGGACATCGAGCGTCaatcctgatgtcttcgtCGCCATCTTCTACGTCTTCTTGCTCTTCATCCACTTCTTCGGCTCCAGAGGTTACGCCGAAGCTGAGTTCATCTTCAATTCGCTAAAAGTGTTGCTGATGGCCGGGTTTATCATTATGGCTATTTCTCTAACCGCGGGTGCCTCCGAACAGGGCTACATCGGGGGACAGTACTGGCACGACCCGGGTGCCTTTGGAGGCGATCGTGCCATCGACAGGTTCAAGGGCATCTGCTCCGTGTGGGTGCAGGCCGCGTTCGCGTATGGCGGTTCCGAGTTCATCGCCCTGACCGCAGCAGAGCAGGCAAACCCCAGGGAATCGGTTCCCAAGGCCACCAAGAGATGGCTATACAGAGTCGTCGTCGTGTTTCTGCTCCCCGTCATTCTGATCGGCTTCCTGGTCCCACACAACTCAGACCAGCTGTTGTCCGCCGAGGGTGGCTCCGGCAGCCGCGCGTCGCCGTTCGTGATCGCAGCCGCGCTGCACGGCGTCCGAGTCGTGCCGCACATCATCAACTTCATCATTCTGACGTCCGTGATCTCTGTCGGCAACTCCGCCATGTACTCCGCGCCCCGCATCCTGCTGTCGCTTGCCGAACACGGTATGTGCCCCAAGATCTTCACCTACGTCGACAGACAGGGCCGGCCGCTTGTGACTCTGATTTTCGTTTCGCTATTCGGTCTCATCGCCTTCGTCGCCGCCTCCAACCAGGAGGAGAACGTCTTCACCTGGCTCAGCGCCATCGCCGGTCTATCCCAGCTCTTCACCTGGACCGCTATCGCCGTCTCGCACGTGCGCTTCCGCCGCGCCATGCGCGTGCAGGGCAGGTCGCTAGGGGAGCTCGGCTACCGCGCCAACACCGGCGCACTGGGCTCCTACTACGCCATCTTCTTTAACGTCATCGTCCTAATTGCCCAGTTCTGGATTGCCATCGCGCCCATCCCCAAGCACGGTGAGCTCGACGTCGAGTTTTTCTTCCAGAACTACTTGGCGTTCCCGGTGCTGGTCGTGTTCTACCTGGGCTACAAGCTGTGGAAGAGGGACTTCCGCCTAGTCATCCCCTCCAGCGAGGTCGACCTGCTGTCGCACAGACAGATCTTTGACGAGGAGGTATtgctgcaggaggaggCCGAACGCAAGGAGAGGCTGAGAAACTCCACCCTCTTCAAGCGTTTATTGGATTTCTGGTGTTAA
- a CDS encoding uncharacterized protein (Syntenic homolog of Saccharomyces cerevisiae YBR062C), protein MPMCDRLRPRILTLTDDQGTRSELRRQLADMFQEADAHSTALLNVIVRLMPEELQQHLQLIGEGDGGVPDGYMDTLPRVPKKRLAEGDNCAICCCGYLEDEYPLVVELPNCGHTFDLQCVSVWLSRSTTCPMCRSDVLVRKPEIDGSAAELEEDWGMYG, encoded by the coding sequence ATGCCAATGTGCGACCGACTGCGGCCAAGAATACTAACTCTCACAGACGACCAGGGGACACGGTCCGAACTTCGCAGGCAGCTGGCTGACATGTTCCAGGAGGCAGATGCGCACAGCACCGCGCTACTAAATGTGATCGTGAGACTGATGCCGGAGGAGCTACAGCAGCACTTGCAGCTGATCGGCGAGGGCGACGGGGGCGTGCCCGACGGGTACATGGACACGCTCCCGCGCGTGCCCAAAAAGCGGCTGGCTGAGGGCGACAACTGCGcgatctgctgctgcgggtACCTGGAGGACGAGTACCCACTGGTGGTGGAGCTGCCCAACTGTGGGCACACATTCGATCTGCAGTGCGTGTCGGTGTGGCTGTCGCGCAGCACTACGTGCCCGATGTGCCGGAGCGACGTGCTGGTGCGCAAGCCGGAGATCGACGGCTCcgcggcggagctggaggaggacTGGGGGATGTACGGCTAG
- a CDS encoding C2H2-type zinc finger protein (Syntenic homolog of Saccharomyces cerevisiae YDR043C (NRG1) and YBR066C (NRG2)): MDNARQAGAHQSIVLAAVAPPGAAGGRRVLLPPLASSHQSMRRLETYLKQALDRGAFGCAAAPARKRAPAPVPVEKRRKHLCQTCGKGFTTSGHLARHNRIHTGEKNHACHFPGCGQRFSRHDNCLQHYRTHLKRTAVPS, encoded by the coding sequence ATGGACAACGCTCGGCAAGCAGGCGCGCACCAGAGCATCGTgctggcggcggtggcgccaccgggggccgcgggcgggcggcgcgtgctgctgccgccgctcGCGAGCAGCCACCAGTCGATGCGGCGTCTGGAGACGTATCTGAAGCAGGCGCTGGACCGGGGGGCGTTCGgctgcgcagcggcgccggcgcgcaAGCGCGCGCCGGCCCCCGTGCCGGTGGAGAAGCGGCGCAAGCACCTGTGCCAGACCTGCGGCAAGGGCTTTACCACGTCCGGGCACCTCGCGCGCCACAACCGCATCCACACCGGCGAAAAGAACCACGCGTGCCACTTCCCCGGCTGTGGCCAGCGCTTCAGCAGACACGACAACTGCCTGCAGCACTACCGGACCCACCTGAAGCGGACCGCCGTGCCAAGCTAG